The nucleotide window GCACCGGATTACCCGGTTGGAGGCGGCAAGGGACCTGCGGGATTCGCAGGTGCTGATTGTGGACCGGGCCGAGTGGTCCAAGGCCAACGCGCGCAGCTTCGAAGCGCTCCTGCAGCCTGCCCTGACCGAGCTCGCCCGGAAAAAGCCCGAGCAGGTCAAGAGTGCGGCCACGGGCCTGAGCAGCTCGCTCACCGGAACCCAGATGGGCGCCATCCTCTCCTTCCTCTCCAGCAAGGTGCTGGGCCAGTACGATCCGTTCTGCTCGCTGCTGCCCGGCGGTCCGGCGGGCGGCCGGCTGATGCTGGTGGCGCCGAACATCATCGCCGTCGAGCAGGAACTCAACGTCGAACCCGCGGACTTCCGGCTGTGGGTCTGCCTGCACGAGCAGACGCACCGCGTGCAGTTCGCGGCCGCGCCCTGGCTGCGCGACCACATGATGGAGCAGATCGGCAAGCTCTCCGCCGGCCTGGTGGCCAAGGCCGACACCTTCGGCGAACGGCTGCAGCAGGCGGCCAAGGCCCTGATGTCCGGCAAAGACAAGAACGACGACGGCGCCGGCGCCGGCGGCGGGAAAGTGGCCATCGGCGCCACCGGCACCATCATGGACCTGTTCCAGGACCCGGAGGAAAAGGCCATCTTCTCCCACATCACTGCGGTAATGAGCCTGCTTGAGGGCCACGCCAACGTGGTGATGGACGAGGTGGACGCCAGCGTGGTGCCCACGGTGAAGACCATCCGCCAGCGCTTCAACGCCCGGGCCAAGACCCGTGGCGCACTGGAGAACTGGATCCGCAAGATCATGGGTTTGGACGCCAAGGCACGCCAGTACACTGACGGGGCGAAGTTTGTCCGCGCCGTGGTGAAGCAAGTGGGCATGGAAGGCTTCAACCAGGTCTGGCTCCGGGCGGAAAACCTGCCCACCGAGGAAGAGATCCACAACGCTGACCTCTGGATCAGCCGCATGGATCTCAGCCGTCCATGACCGAACCCTCCACAGCGGCCACGGGGTCCAGCGTCGGTGCGCCGCGGCGCAAGCAGCGGCTGCACCCGCTGGTTGGCACGGCGCGGAACCACGTCAAGGCGGCGCTGGAGCTACTGGATAAGCCGGAAAACGCCGCCGGCACGGGAGTATCCTGCGTCGACGAACCGCTATTGCTGCTGGTGGCCTGCAGCGGTGGGCCGGACTCGCTTGCCCTGGCCGCGGTGGCAACGTACTTTGCCCGTCCCCTGCGGGATGGGACGCAGCGCTACCGGGTGGGCGCCGTCGTCGTCGACCATGCCCTCCAGCCCGGCAGCGCCGAGGTGGCCGAACGTGCCCGCACGCAGCTTGCGGGCCTGGGGCTGGCGCCGGTGGAAGTCCGCCGGGTCAGCGTCGGGCAGCCCGGCATGGGGCCGGAAGCCGCGGCCAGGGTAGCGCGGTACGCCGCCCTGGATACTGCCGCTGCCGAACATGGGGCCGCCGCCGTGCTGCTGGGCCACACCCTTGATGACCAGGCCGAGCAGGTGCTGCTTGGCCTCGGCCGGGGCTCCGGAACGCGTTCGCTGGCCGGCATGGCACCGCGCCGCGGGAACTACCTGCGTCCGTTCCTGGAACTGCGACGCAAGCAGACCGAAGAGCTGTGTGCCCTCGCCGGACTGGAGCCGTGGCACGATCCAACCAACGCCGATCCGAAATTCCTGCGCTCCCGTGTGCGGGCCGAAATCCTGCCGTTCCTGGAGCAGCAGCTGGGCCCGGGAGTCGCCGAAGCACTGTGGCGCTCGGCGCAGATCCTTCGGGCG belongs to Arthrobacter crystallopoietes and includes:
- a CDS encoding zinc-dependent metalloprotease; its protein translation is MDSTVSTGSAGNTPSAPETPPRLINWDLAATTAAKLTPAGPKMPQAQIRAAVANLRDLSEVSVDHVHRITRLEAARDLRDSQVLIVDRAEWSKANARSFEALLQPALTELARKKPEQVKSAATGLSSSLTGTQMGAILSFLSSKVLGQYDPFCSLLPGGPAGGRLMLVAPNIIAVEQELNVEPADFRLWVCLHEQTHRVQFAAAPWLRDHMMEQIGKLSAGLVAKADTFGERLQQAAKALMSGKDKNDDGAGAGGGKVAIGATGTIMDLFQDPEEKAIFSHITAVMSLLEGHANVVMDEVDASVVPTVKTIRQRFNARAKTRGALENWIRKIMGLDAKARQYTDGAKFVRAVVKQVGMEGFNQVWLRAENLPTEEEIHNADLWISRMDLSRP
- the tilS gene encoding tRNA lysidine(34) synthetase TilS; this translates as MTEPSTAATGSSVGAPRRKQRLHPLVGTARNHVKAALELLDKPENAAGTGVSCVDEPLLLLVACSGGPDSLALAAVATYFARPLRDGTQRYRVGAVVVDHALQPGSAEVAERARTQLAGLGLAPVEVRRVSVGQPGMGPEAAARVARYAALDTAAAEHGAAAVLLGHTLDDQAEQVLLGLGRGSGTRSLAGMAPRRGNYLRPFLELRRKQTEELCALAGLEPWHDPTNADPKFLRSRVRAEILPFLEQQLGPGVAEALWRSAQILRADADYLDAQARTEYLRLRIDTPDGIELERSGIEVLPAAMKHRVIALAAAEMGGENPSYERLIAAESLLARQGSAGPVQLAGMVSVYRRVRREPAGQTGPVAQERGGYGNLVFRTTGSRPVTPHH